From the Desulfovibrio sp. JY genome, one window contains:
- a CDS encoding glycosyltransferase family 39 protein — protein sequence MSADRLPRLATKVWIAGLVAYVVWRAFGLSMTCDEAWTAEPLPYPGLFSFITPAFIAGLNVHLLNSWLINLCLTVFGEHDWAVRLPALAGGICYLCLAYRLSARFFAGWALPAAVVLLSANPYMLDFFSIGRGYALGLGLTMLGLSRLLAIRDADRPPWHLGFFALAALANLSFLYAYLTALALVAVRFLWRLRQGSRPRGRELAAACLPVLTTLAGLAAIYGPAMRLAAKHNEYWWGSDAGFVSGGLASFFAVTLYRTGIDPALPRLLAWTAMGLLAGLAAAATASRAWAGPRRTLAAAFFTLLAFCGIVWAGVTLEHALFGTPYLIERGLLFYWPALVLAILCGLGCLPPGKTWRAVGGGVLAVLCLAALGNFARAANLTYTFTWRNDACSRPFMRRIARENYPRNFTREKIGIAVTHMAIHTVDYYVRHLHMAYVETVRGLEYLPEAAYGIMPADLAASPEVADRFEVIMTCPASGLVLTRRRGETFLKKGFPPDPLSKDF from the coding sequence ATGAGCGCCGACCGCCTGCCGCGTCTGGCGACCAAGGTCTGGATCGCCGGGCTCGTTGCCTACGTCGTCTGGCGGGCGTTTGGTCTGTCCATGACCTGCGACGAGGCCTGGACCGCCGAGCCCTTGCCCTATCCCGGGCTTTTTTCTTTCATCACCCCGGCCTTTATCGCCGGGCTCAACGTCCATCTGCTCAATTCCTGGCTGATCAACCTGTGCCTGACGGTTTTCGGCGAGCATGACTGGGCGGTGCGGCTGCCGGCCCTGGCCGGTGGCATTTGTTATCTTTGCCTGGCCTACCGCCTAAGCGCCCGTTTTTTTGCCGGCTGGGCCCTGCCGGCCGCAGTGGTGCTGCTTTCGGCCAATCCGTATATGCTCGACTTTTTCTCCATCGGCCGGGGCTACGCCCTGGGCCTGGGCCTGACTATGCTGGGCCTTTCCCGCCTGCTGGCGATCCGGGACGCGGACCGGCCGCCGTGGCATCTGGGCTTTTTCGCCCTGGCCGCCCTGGCCAACCTGTCCTTTCTCTACGCCTACCTTACCGCCCTGGCGCTGGTCGCGGTCCGGTTTCTCTGGCGGCTGCGGCAAGGCTCCCGTCCGCGCGGCCGGGAACTTGCCGCCGCCTGCCTGCCCGTCCTTACGACGCTGGCCGGTCTGGCCGCCATCTACGGCCCGGCCATGCGCCTGGCCGCGAAACACAACGAATATTGGTGGGGGAGCGACGCCGGCTTCGTCAGCGGCGGTCTGGCCAGCTTTTTTGCGGTCACGCTGTACCGCACCGGCATCGACCCGGCCCTGCCGCGCCTCCTGGCCTGGACGGCCATGGGGCTTTTGGCGGGGCTCGCGGCGGCGGCAACCGCGTCACGCGCCTGGGCCGGCCCCAGGCGGACGCTGGCTGCGGCCTTTTTCACGTTGCTGGCCTTTTGCGGCATCGTCTGGGCGGGCGTGACCCTGGAGCATGCCCTGTTCGGCACGCCGTACCTCATCGAGCGGGGATTGCTTTTTTACTGGCCGGCGCTGGTGCTGGCCATCCTTTGCGGTCTCGGCTGCCTGCCGCCCGGGAAGACGTGGCGGGCTGTCGGCGGGGGCGTCCTGGCCGTGCTGTGCCTGGCCGCGCTTGGCAATTTCGCCCGGGCCGCCAACCTCACCTACACGTTTACCTGGCGCAATGACGCCTGCTCGCGGCCCTTCATGCGGCGCATCGCGCGCGAGAACTACCCGCGCAATTTCACCCGCGAGAAGATCGGCATCGCCGTGACCCACATGGCCATCCACACCGTGGACTACTACGTGCGCCACCTGCACATGGCCTATGTGGAGACGGTGCGGGGCCTGGAATACCTGCCCGAGGCCGCCTACGGCATCATGCCGGCCGACCTCGCCGCCAGCCCGGAAGTGGCCGACCGCTTCGAGGTCATCATGACCTGCCCGGCAAGTGGCCTCGTCCTGACCCGCCGCCGGGGGGAAACCTTTCTGAAGAAAGGTTTCCCCCCGGACCCCCTTTCCAAAGACTTTTAA
- a CDS encoding TraR/DksA family transcriptional regulator: protein MGHLDVDRFKQVLTEMLDTLIGQSRDCLDVMSQEVAAFADVTDRATAESDRHMTIIMRERDRQLIDEIHEALERVKDGEYGICQECGEEIGMARLRAQPTATLCVHCKAMFEDMGRPYMVPAGSEAAFLEE, encoded by the coding sequence ATGGGACATCTTGACGTGGATCGCTTCAAGCAGGTGCTCACCGAAATGCTCGACACCCTCATCGGCCAGTCGCGCGACTGCCTTGACGTCATGTCGCAGGAAGTGGCGGCTTTCGCCGATGTCACGGACCGGGCCACGGCCGAATCCGACCGCCACATGACCATCATCATGCGCGAGCGCGACCGTCAGCTCATCGATGAGATCCACGAAGCCCTGGAACGGGTCAAGGACGGCGAATACGGTATCTGTCAGGAGTGCGGCGAGGAGATCGGCATGGCTCGCTTGCGCGCTCAGCCCACCGCCACCCTGTGCGTGCACTGCAAGGCCATGTTCGAGGATATGGGCCGGCCCTACATGGTCCCGGCCGGAAGCGAGGCGGCCTTTCTCGAGGAATAG
- a CDS encoding PAS domain-containing sensor histidine kinase gives MLTFAHSTYFNDLLGGFSAGVVIANSKGLVYASNPAAAALLGETPQSLADPARAKSIVARSDNPRGLAHFLATPIKHGRKPTPVTFSYRHPDGTLRHFRLSCSLLLENEKIFGILFEIDDMTEIFALHARERDMLLGIHAVQQERIESLGRFSLAVAHQIRNPLMIIGGFAGRLQRRHPEGDPDAEALAIILDGARRLESVVRAVSSYARRRSAVPVMADPVDLATRAMETARSRTGCNAPFTVDAAVGLARLDAELTVETLAELLANALEAGNAAGGDAAGMIAVHVRREGRQGLVLAVEDRGPGMAEDIRPFIFDPFFTTKAVGVGMGLCIAKRNAEELGGTLTCANRPGGGCLAELTLPDVPADPART, from the coding sequence ATGCTGACCTTCGCCCATTCCACCTATTTTAACGACCTGCTCGGCGGCTTCTCGGCCGGGGTGGTCATCGCCAACAGCAAGGGGCTGGTCTACGCCTCCAACCCGGCCGCCGCCGCCCTACTCGGCGAGACGCCGCAATCCCTGGCCGACCCGGCCAGGGCAAAATCCATCGTCGCCCGGTCGGACAACCCGCGCGGGCTAGCCCATTTCCTGGCCACCCCCATCAAGCACGGCCGCAAGCCCACGCCCGTCACCTTCTCCTACCGCCATCCCGACGGCACGCTGCGCCATTTCCGCCTGTCCTGCTCGCTGCTCCTGGAAAACGAAAAGATCTTCGGCATCCTGTTCGAGATCGACGACATGACCGAGATCTTCGCGCTCCACGCCAGGGAACGCGACATGCTGCTCGGCATCCACGCCGTCCAGCAGGAGCGCATCGAAAGCCTCGGCCGCTTTTCCCTGGCCGTGGCCCATCAGATCAGAAATCCGCTCATGATCATCGGCGGTTTCGCCGGCCGGCTGCAACGACGCCATCCCGAAGGCGATCCCGACGCCGAAGCGCTGGCCATAATCCTCGACGGAGCCAGGCGGCTGGAATCCGTGGTACGGGCCGTGTCGTCCTATGCCAGACGCCGATCGGCCGTGCCGGTCATGGCCGACCCGGTCGATCTGGCCACGCGGGCCATGGAAACGGCCCGGTCCAGGACGGGATGCAATGCGCCTTTTACCGTGGACGCGGCCGTGGGGTTGGCGCGCCTCGACGCCGAACTGACGGTGGAGACCCTGGCGGAGCTTTTGGCCAACGCCCTGGAGGCGGGAAACGCCGCCGGCGGCGACGCGGCAGGCATGATTGCGGTGCACGTGCGCCGGGAAGGCCGGCAAGGGCTGGTGCTTGCCGTGGAGGACCGGGGACCGGGGATGGCCGAGGACATACGCCCCTTCATCTTCGATCCATTTTTCACCACCAAGGCCGTGGGCGTCGGCATGGGGCTTTGCATCGCCAAACGCAACGCCGAGGAACTCGGCGGCACGCTGACCTGTGCCAACCGCCCGGGCGGCGGCTGTCTGGCCGAGTTGACCCTGCCGGACGTCCCGGCCGATCCGGCCCGGACCTGA